CCCTTCGGCTCGGCCGAGTACACGATGGCCACCTACGGCGTCGAGGGCGTCCACTACACCCTGCAGAACGGTCTGCCCACGTACACCGCCGAGGGCAAGAAGACCGCTCTGCCGAAGACCCTCCCGTTCCTGGGCGCGGGTCCCTCGGTGGTGTTCAATCCGGGTGCCGAACAGGTCACCCGCGACTCCCTCGCCTGGTGCACTGCTGCGAGCAAGCACGCCTACAAGCCGGTCTTCTACGGCATGAACATCACCTTGCCGGCGCGCTACAGCACCATCGCCAACGCCCAGTCCGTCCAGGACACCATCAGGGACGTCACCCACGGCCTGAAGAAGGTCTCCGACTACCAGGCGGTACTGGCCAGTTGGAAGAGCAGCGGCGGCGACCGGCTCAAGGCGTGGTACCAGACCGAGATCCTCGACAAGCTCGGCACGGGTCAGTAGTCCGCACCAGCAGGCGGCGCCACGCAAGGAGAAACCGTGACCGTGACATCCACCATCAAACCCAAGAAGACCCAGGGGAGCCGCAGAGCCGAGCGAGCGGCCGGCGCGCGGAGCGGCCGGGCAGACAAGAGCCTCCCGGGGACCAGGATGACCTGGCGGATCCGGCTGCGCCGGGACAAGTCACTGATCATCATGACCCTCCCGGTCGTGGCACTGCTGCTGGTCTTCAACTACGCGCCGCTGTTCGGTCTGATCACCGCCTTCGAGTACTACGACCCGCTGGTCGGGGTGATGCACAGCGACTGGGCCGGTCTCGACCAGTTCCAGCAGTTGTTCAACGACCCGGTGTTCTGGGCGGCGCTGCGCAACACCGTGTGGCTGAGCTTCGTCCAGCTGGTCCTCTTCTTCCCGGTTCCGGTCGCCCTCGCGCTGATGCTCAACTCGGTGATGAGCCCCCGGATCCGCAACTTCATCCAGTCCGTGGTCTATCTGCCGCACTTCTTCTCCTGGGTGCTGGCCATCACCGTCTTCCAGCAGATGCTCGGTGGGGCCGGCGTGCTCAACCACCTGCTCGCCCAGCACAACCTGGGCAGCTGGGACATCATGACCAACCCTCACACCTTCGCGCTGCTGATCTCCGGCCAAGCGGTGTGGAAGGAAGCGGGCTGGGGGATCATCGTCTTCCTCGCCGCGCTGGCCGCGGTGGACCAGAACCTCTACGAGGCCGCCGCGGTGGACGGGGCCGGCCGGTGGCGGCGGATGTGGCACATCACCCTGCCCGGCATGCGCGGCGTCATCGTGCTGATGCTGGTACTGCGGCTCGGCAACGCGCTCAGCGTCGGCTTCGAGCAGTTCCTGATCCAGCGCAACGCCGTCGGCCACGACACCGCCGACGTCCTGGACACCTTCTCCTTCTACTACGGCATCGCCACCAACAACTACAGCTACGGCGCGGCGGCCGGACTCTTCAAGAGCGTGATCTCGCTCCTGCTGATCTGGGGAGCCAACAGGCTCGCACACGCCTTCGGTGAGGACGGGTTGTACCGCAAATGAGCCAGACACTCAGTGACACCCCGACCCCGGCCCTGACACTCCGTCCTGACCGGCACCGCAACCGCCCGGTGTGGGAGGAACCGCCCACGGCCGTCGGGCAGGGCCTCAAGGGCGGTGTGCTGCTGCTGGTGCTCGCAGCGGTCCTGGTGCCGCTGTGGATCGTCGTGGTCACCAGCTTCTCCACCCCCGGCGCCATCAACCGGGCCGGCGGCCTGGTCATCTGGCCCGACGGACTGACCACGGCTGCCTACCACCAGATGCTCGTCGACGGGCCGGTCACCCGGGCCGTCCTGGTCAGCCTGGGCATCACCGTCGTCGGCACCCTGCTCTCCATGGTGGTCTCGGTGCTGTGCGCCTACGGGCTGTCCCGCTCCCGCTCCTTCGGCCACCGCACCATCCTGCTGGTGCTCGTCATCACCATGTTCGTCGGCGGCGGCCTCATCCCCACCTACCTGGTCGTCACCACCCTCGGCGGCTACGGACAGTACTGGGCGCTGATCCTGCCCAGCTCGGTCTCCGTCTTCAACATCCTGGTGCTGCGCTCCTTCTACTCCGGAACCGCCTCCGACCTCATCGACGCCGCCCGCATGGACGGCTGCACCGAGTGGCGCATCCTGTGGTCGATCGTGCTGCCGACCTCCCGCGCGGTCACCGCGGTGGTGGCGCTCTTCTACGCGGTGGGCTACTGGAACTCCTTCTTCAACGTGATGCTCTACATGCCCACCGACAGCACCAAATGGCCACTGCAGTACGTGCTGCTCCAGTACGTCAACAACGGGATGACCATGCCAGGCGCCACCAACGGCGGCTTCGGCTCCCTGCACACCCAGACCGCGCCGCTCTCCCTGCAGATGGCGGTGGTCGTGCTGACCCTGGTGCCGATCCTGATGGTCTACCCCTTCATGCAGAAGCACTTCAAGACCGGCATGCTCACCGGCGCGATCAAGGGCTGACCGGCATGGTGACACTGGCAGAAGTCCTCAGTGGCAAGCGGGCGATCTCCACCCCCACCAAGAAGCGGGTCGAGGAGGCGATCGCCCGCCTCGACTACCACCCCAACGCCGGTGCCAGGGTGCTGGCCGGACGACGCTCGCACATCCTCGCGCTGGTGGTCCCGCTGCGCACCGACATCTACGCGCCGGTGATGATGGAGATCGCCATCTCGGTCACCACGGCGGCCCGCCGCTTCGGCTACGACGTCCTGTTACTCACCCATGACGAGGGATCGGCAGGGGTGCGCAGCGTCGCCGCCAGCGGTCTCGCCGACGGCGTCATCCTCATGGACGTCCAGCTCGACGACCGCCGCATCGCCGTCCTGTGCGAGACCGGCATCCCCGCCGCCCTGATCGGCCTGCCCAGCGACCCCGTCGGACTCGCCTGCGTGGACCACGACTTCGCCCACGCCGGCGCGCTCTGCGACGAGCACTGGCCGAGCTGGGGCATCACGACGTTGCGTTCATCGGCTACGCGGAACGGACCCTGACCGGCTTCCAGGACGCGGCGCGGCCCTCGGCCTGCGGGTCCTGCACCGTCCCTGCGAGGGCACCTTCGAGTTCGTGGCCGGGGTGGTCAGCCGGATCCTGGCCGACCGTCCCGACACCACCGGATTCGTCGTCCAGAACGAGGGCGCGATCCAGCCGCTGCTCTCGTTGCTGCGGGCCTCCGGGCGGGTCGTCCCCGAGGACGTCTCGGTGGTGGCGCTGTGCCCCGAGGCCCTGGCCGAGCAGTGCTCACCGCGGCTCACCGCGGTCACCGGTCCGGCACCGCGCACGCAGCCCGTCCCCGGCCTCGCCCCTACCCGAAAGAGTGTGAAGTGAGCACCAGCAGACTCACCGCCCGGCTGGGCGGCCTCGCCTTCGGTGGCGACTACAACCCGGAGCAGTGGGACCAGGAGACCTGGAAGGAGGACGACGCCCTGATGAGCCGGGCGCGGGTTAACCTCGCCACCCTCGGCGTCTTCTCCTGGGCGCTACTGGAACCCGAGGAGGGCCGGTACGAGTTCGCCTGGCTGGACCAGCAACTGGACCGGCTGCACAGCTACGGCGTCGCCGTGGACCTGGCCACCCCCACCGCCTCCCCGCCGCCCTGGTTCACCCTGGCGCACCCGGATGCGATGCCGGTCACCGCCGAGGGAGCCGGGCTCGTCCACGGCAGCCGGGACACCTACTGCCTGGCCGCTCCCGCCTACCGGCGGGCCGCGCGCGGGATCGCCACCGCCCTGGCCGCCCGCTACGGCGAGCACCCGGCGCTCGCCCTGTGGCACGTCCACAACGAGTACGCCACGGTCTGCTACTGCGATCACGCCGCCGCCGGCTTCCGGCGCTGGCTCCGCGAGCGCCACGGCAGCCTGGATGCCGTCAACGCGGCCTGGGGGACCGCCTTCTGGAGCCAGCGCTACGGCAGCTGGGAGGAGATCCTGCCGCCCCGGGCCACCCAGTGGCACCACAATCCGGCCCAGGTGCTCGACTTCCGCCGCTACTGGTCCGACGAGGCGCTCGCCGCCTACCGCGAGCAACGTGACGCCATCCGTGTCCACAGCGACCTGCCGGTCACCACCAACCTCATGCTGCCCGGTTACCAGAACCTGGACCTGTGGGCCTTCGGCCGTGAGCTGGACTTCGTCAGCATCGACCACTACCCGATCGCGCCGGGCGTGGACGCCGCCGCCGACACCGCCTTCGGCGGCGACCGGGCGCGTTCCTTCGGCGGCGGAAAGCCCTGGCTGCTGATGGAGCAGGGAACCTCCACGGTGTACGGGGAGAACGCCACCCTGCCCAAGGAGCCGGGCGAGATCCTGCGGCACTCGGTGCAGCACCTGGCCCACGGCGCCGACGGCGCGCTGTTCTTCCAGTGGCGCCAGTCCCGCTCGGGGGCCGAGATCTGGCACTCGGCGATGGTCCCGCACGCCGGGGCGGACTCGCGGATCTTCCGCGAGGTCTGCGAAACCGGGGAGGCCGTCGCGCGACTGGCCGAGCTGGCCGGCTCCAAGGTCGTCGCCGAGGCCGCCGTGCTGCACGACACCGACTCCTGGTGGGGACTCGAGAGCCAGGGCCTGCCGTCCAAGGATCTCGACTATCCCGGCACCCTGCGCCGCGCCCACCGCGCCCTGTGGGACGCCGGCGTCACTGCCGACTTCGCCCACCCCGAATCCGACCTGTCCGCGTACCGGCTGGTCATGGCGCCCGCACTGCACCTGCTCTCCGACGCCGCGGCCGAGAACCTGCGCGGCTACGTCCAGCAGGGCGGCACCCTGCTGTTGCAGTACTTCAGCGGCGTCGTCGACGAGAACTACCGGGCCAGGACCGGCGGTTACCCGGCCGAGCCGCTGCGTGAGGCGCTGGGCATCCGGGTCGAGGAGCACCGCCCGCTGGCGGCGGGGGCTGTGCTGAACCTGTCCGACGGCATGGCGGCAGGCGCCTGGAGCGAGTACCTCCGCACCGAGGGCGCGGACACCATCGCCGCCTACGCCGACGGACGCCCCGCACTGACCCGCGCCGCCTACGGCGAGGGCGCCGGTTGGTACCTCTCGACCAGGCTGGACGATGCCGGCTACTCCGCACTGGTGCGCCGCCTGCTGTCCGAAGCCGAGGTCCGACCCGTCGTTCCCGGTCTGCCGCCCGGCGTGGAGGCGGTCCGCCGCAGCGCCGACGACGGCCGCTCCTGGCTCTTCCTGCTCAACCACGGCCGTGAGCCCTGGCACGTCCCGGTCGTCGGCTGGGAGCTGTTGACGGATCGTCAGGCAGCGGACGGTGGCGTGACGCTGCCTCCGGGCGGCGTTGCGGTGCTCCGGCTGCCGTGAAGCGCAGCGACTCACACCGGCCCACCCCCGATCCAGGACGTGAGGAACACGACATGCCCCTGACTGACCTCGGCCCCGAAGACCTGGTCGGCTACCGTCCGAAGTCGCCCGCCCCCGACGACTTCGACGCCTTCTGGCAGCGCACCCTCGCCGAGGCCCGCGCCCAGGGCGGCGCGGTGAAGACCGAGCGGGTCACCGAGCAGTACGGACTGCGCACCGTCGAGGTCGACGACGTGCACTTCCCCGGCTGGAACGGCGAGCCGGTCGCCGCCTGGCTGCTACGCCCGCGCGGGGTGGAGGGCCCGCTGCCCGTGGTCGTCACCTACCAGGGCTACAGCGGCGGCCGCGGACTGCCCACCGAGCACCTGTTCTGGTCGGCTGCCGGGTACGCCCAGCTGGTCGTCGACACCCGAGGTCAGGGCCACGACACCCCGGACCGGGGGATGGGCGACGGCACGCAGTGGTCCGAGGGCTTCATGACCAAGGGCATCGACTCGCCCGAGAACTACTACTACCGGCGGCTGATGACCGACTGCGTGCGCGCGGTGGACGCGGTCGCCGAGCTTCCCGGGATCGACGGCGGCCGGATCATCGTGGCCGGCGGCAGCCAGGGCGGCGGACTCTCCCTCGCCGTGGCCGGTCTGATGACTGATCACATTGCCGCTGTACTCCCTGACGTGCCCTTCCTGTGCCACTTCCGCCAGGGCGCCCGGATCGCCTTCGAAGGGCCCTACCAGGAGCTCGTCAAGTACCTGCGCTGGCACAGCCGCCACAAGGTGCAGCCGACCTTTGCCACCCTCGACTACTTCGACGGTGTGCATTTCGCCCAGCGGGCCACCGCCCCTGCGCTGTTCAGCGTCGGCCTGATGGACCCCATCTGCCCGCCGTCCACCGTCTACGCCGCCTTCAACCACTACGCAGGCGTGGACCGCACCATCACCGTCTGGCCGTTCGCCGACCACGGCGGCGGCTACGGCTCCACCCCCGGGATCCAACTGGCCTGGCTGCGCGAGCGCGGACTGGCGCCCGGGGCTACCCGAGAGGACATATCCCAGTGATGCACGGCACAGCGCAGACGATCCGCTGGGGCCACCCGGCCCTGGCCATGGAGATCGCCCTGGACGAGGACGGCGCCGCCCGACTCGGCCACCTCGGGACACCCGGGGAGGCGGTCGGCGCGAGGCGCCCCGGCGCACCGCTGCCGCTGGTCGAGGTGACGGCGGGGGGCCAGGGCCGGCACCTCATCGGCACCGACCTCGCCTCGCGGCTGCGGCACCGCTCCCACCGCGCGGGCCGTGACGGCGACTGGCACACGCTGAGCGTCGAACTCCACGACCCCGGCACCGGGCTCACCGCCGAGGTCCGCTACCGCTCCCCGGACGGCCTGCCGGTGCTGCGCAGCGAGGTGCTCCTGCGCAACGATGGGCCGGTTGCGCTGCAACTGGAGTCGGTCAGCTCGCTGGTGACCGGCGGCCTCACCCAGGACGGACCAGCGGGCCTGGACTCCGCCGACCTGATGTGGGCGGATAACGAGTGGTTCACCGAGCTCCGCTGGAAGCGGGAGCAGCTGCGGGATTCCTCGCCCGCCCTCAACGGCCGGGTCATGACCGGCCGGGGCGTCCGGTCCAGCAGCCGGTTCCTCCCCATGGGGGGCCTGACCGACCGTGAATCGGGTCGCACCTGGCTGTGGCAGATCGAGCACAACGGCGGAGGCTGGCGCTCGGAGTGCGGCGTCCGCGACGAGACGGCCTACGTGGCGCTGTTCGGTCCCACCGACGCCAATCACAGCTGGCGGCACCTGCTGGAGCCGGGGGCCGAGTTCCGCACGGTGCCGGTGGCGCTCGCTTTCGCTGCGGACGGCGGCCCCGACGAGGCGTTCGCCGTGCTCACCCGATACCGCCGGATCACCCGCCGCCCGCACCGGGACCACCTCCACCTGCCGGTGATCTTCAACGACTACATGAACTGCCTGATGGGCGACCCCACCACGGCCAAGCTGCTGCCGCTGGTCGATGCTGCGGCCGAGGCGGGGTCGGAGTACTTCGTCATCGACGCCGGCTGGTACGACGAGGACAACGGCCACTGGTGGAGCACCGTCGGCACCTGGGAACCGGCCGCCAGCCGCTTCCCCGGGCCGCGCGGGATCCACGAGGTCCTGGACCGCATCCGGGAGCGGGGGATGGTGCCCGGCATCTGGCTGGAACCGGAGGGGGTCGGCGTGTCCAGCCCGGTCGCCAAGTCCCTGCCGGAGGAGGCGTTCTTCTGCCGCGACGGGCAGCGTGAGGGGGATGGCGGCAACCGGTACCACCTCGACCTGCGCCATCCCGCCGCCCGGGCCCACCTCGACCAGGTCGTGGACCGCCTGGTCGGCGAGTGGGGCGTCGGCTACCTCAAGCTCGACCACAACACCGACTTCGCCCGCGGCACCAGCAGCCACCCCGGGGAGGCCCCGGCCGACGGGCTGCTGGGCCACAACCGGGCCCTGCTCGACTGGCTGGACGGCGTCCTGGACCGCTACCCGGACCTGGTGATCGAGAGCTGCGCCTCGGGCGGCATGCGCACCGACCACGCCATGCTCTCGCGGCTGCAGCTCCACTCCACCAGCGACCAGGAGGACCTGCTGCTCTATGCGCCGATCGCCGCCTCCGCGCCCACCGCCGTCACCCCCGAACAGGGTGCGGTCTGGGCCTACCCGCAGGCCAAGGACTCCCCCGACGAGGTCGCCTTCACCATGGCCAACGCCCTCCTGGGCCGCATCCACCTCTCGGGGAAGATCACCGAGCTCGGGGCCGGAGAACGAGCGCTGGTCCATGAGGGGGTGGCGGTGTACAAGTCCATCCGCGCCGACCTGCCGCAGGCCGTCCCCGCCTGGCCGCTCGGCCTGCCGGCCTGGGAGGACCCATGGATCGCCCTGGCCCTGCACACCCCGGCCACCACCTACCTCACGGTCTGGCGCCGCCCCGGAGCGGAGGACACCGCAGTCCTGCGGCTGCCCCGGCTGCGGGGAGCCGATGTCAGCACCGACCTGCTCTACCCCAGCAGCGGGCGACCGCACTGCGCCTGGGATCCGGATGCGGCCGAGCTCACCGTGACCCTGCCGGCGGCACCGTCCGCCGTGCTGTTGCGCCTCCGGCAGCCGGCCCGCCCCGCACAGACTTCCTGACCAGCACTGCGCCAGAGATCCACTCATCTCGAGAAAGGCACATGGCATGAGCGACATCCAGCCACCCGCGCACCGGCGCGCCAGAGGCCGCGGCCTCGGCCGCCTGGCCGCCCTGCTGACGGCCCTGGCCGTCATGCTGGGGCTGTCCGGCACCGCCGCGTTCGGCGCCACCGACGTCCACGGCAAGGCACTGCACCCGGTCGTCAGCGTCCCGGCCAAGGCCATCGACGCCGTGGCGCAGATGCAGCCCAGCTGGAACCTGGGCAACACCCTGGACGCCATCCCCGACGAAACCGCCTGGGGCAACGCCCTGACCACCAAGGCGACCTTCGACACCATCGCCGCGGCTGGCTTCCGCAGTGTCCGCATCCCGGTGACCTGGAATGACCACCAGTCCGCCACCGCGCCGTACACCATCGACGCCACCTACATGGCCCGGGTCAAGCAGGTCGTGGACTGGGCGCAGGCCGACGGTCTGTACGTCGTGATCAACATCCACCACGACTCGGAGGTATGGGTCTCGAACATCGTCACGGACCATGACAACATCATGGCCCGCTTCGACTCCACCTGGTCGCAGATCTCCGAGGCATTCAAGTCCGAGCCGCGCACGCTGCTCTTCGAGAGCGTCAACGAACCGCGGTTCAACGACGTCACGGCCGCGCAGAAGACCGCGCTCCTGAACGAGTTGAACGTCTCCTTCCACACCGTGGTCCGTGCCTCGGGCGGGGCGAACGCGACCAGGATGCTCGTCCTGCCGACCCAGGGCGGCGATGGCGCCCAGCCCCTCCTGGACGACCTGTCCACCACCATCAACTCCCTGCACGACAGCCAGCTGGTGGCGACCGTGCACTTCTACAGCTACTACCCGTTCAGCATGAACCTCGCCGGAGGCACCCTGTACGGCGACATCGCCCAGAAGTACACGGACGACTCCTTCAAGTGGATGCACGACACCTTCGTCGCCAAGGGCATCCCGGTCTACCTCGGTGAGTACGGCCTGATGACCAGCCCCAACTACTTCTGGCCCGAGACCGTCGAGCGGGGCGAGGAGTTGAAGTACTACGAGCAGCTGGGATACGCGGCGCGCAAGTACGGCGTCACCACCGCCCTGTGGGACGCCTTCAACTACCTGAACCGTGAAACGCTCCAGTGGCGTGACCCGGGCCTCTTCGCGGTGATCAAGTCGAGCTGGACCACCCGCTCGGGCACGGCCTCCTTCGACAAGGTCTTCGTCTCCAAGTCCGCCCCGATCACTGCCGAGTCGCTCACCCTGAACCTCAACGGCACCCACTTCCTGGGCGTGTGGCAGGGCAACACCAAGCTGCTCCCGGGGCGGGACTACACCGTCTCCGGAACCACGCTGACCTTCACCGCCAGTGCGCTGACCCGCCTGGTCGGCGACCGCGCCTACGGTACCGACGCCACGCTCCAGGCCCGGTTCTCCACCGGGGTGCCGTGGAACATCGACATCGTCACCAACGACAACCCGACGGTGGCGGCGGCCACCGGCACCACCGACGGCCTGACCATCCCCACCCAGTACCGGGGCAACAACCTGGCGACCATGCACGCCACCTACGCCGACGGCACCAACGCCGGCCCGATCAACTGGACCCCCTACCAGGCGTTCAACGAGTCGTTCTCGCCCGACTACCCCAACAGCACGATCGTGCTGACCCCCCTGTTCCTCAACTCGCTGCGTGACGGCGACACGGCCACGCTGGTCTTCTACTTCTACAGCGGCCAGACCGCCACCTACAAGGTCACCAAGAACGGCAGCACGGTTACCGGCACCGTCGGCTGATCGATTCGTCCTCACCGTCCCGGCCGCCGGTAACTCCCGGCGGCCGGGACTCCCCATGTCCCGAGGAGTTCCCATGTTCGCCCTGCCCCCGCGCGTCCTCTTCGGCGCCGCCTACTATCCCGAGTACCAGCCGTACGACCGGCTCAAGGCAGACCTCGACCTGATGGCGGGAGCGAAGTTCACCGTTATCAGGGTCGGCGAGTCGGTCTGGTCCACCTGGGAGCCGTCCAACGGCACGTTCGACCTGGATTGGCTGCAGCCGGTGCTGGACGCCGCTCACGAGCGCGGCATCTCGGTGGTGCTCGGCACGCCGACCTACGCCGTGCCGCCGTGGCTCGCCCGGCTGTACCCGGAGATCGTCGCCGACACCGGCACCGGACAGCGCGCCCACTGGGGCGGCCGGCAGGAGGTCGACTTCACCCACCCCGGCTTCCGGTTCCACGCCGAACGGGTGGTCAGGCGCATCGTCGAGCGCTACGCCGGGCACCCGGCGGTGATCGGCTACCAGGTCGACAACGAGCCGGGCTGCCGGCTGCCGTACAACCGGGGCGTCTTCCAGCGCTTCGTCGACGACCTGCGGCAGAAGTACGGCGACGTGGAGACGCTCAACCGGGAATGGGGCCTGGTCTACTGGTCCCACCGGCTCACCGCCTGGGAGGACCTGTGGACCCCCGACGGCAATGCCCAGCCGCAGTACGACGTCGCCTGGCGGGCCTTCCAGGCCCGGCAGACCACCGAGTTCATCGCCTGGCAGGCCGAGATCGTGCGTGAGTACGCCCGTCCTGAGCAGTTCGTCACCACCTGCCTCCACTACGGCCACCCGGCGGTCGAGGACGACGAACTGACGGACAGGCTGGATGTCACGTCGGGCAACCCCTACTACGACATGCAGGACGCCCTCGCGCTGCCCGACCCCACGCCCGACGGCCATGCACAGGGCTGGAAGACCGCCGGAGTCTGGGCCCTGTACCAGAGTGCCGACCGGATGTTCTCCTCCCGGCAGGAGTCGTTCCTGGTCACCGAGACCAACGCCCAGGCCATCGGCGGCACGGAGGAGAACCGCCCCGCCTTCGACGGCCAGTGGCGGCAGGCCGCCTGGGCGCTGGTCTCCCGGGGCGCGCGCATGGTCGAGTACTGGCACTGGCACACCCTGCACTTCGGCACCGAGACCTACTGGGGCGGCGTCCTGCCGCACAGCGGTCGGCCAGGACGGATGTACGCCGAGATCGCGCGACTGGGAGCGGAGTTCGCGACAGCGGGAGAGCTGGTCGCCGGGATAGAGCCCGACGCCGACATCACGATGGTGTACTCGATGCCCAGCAAATGGCTGATGCAGAAGTATCCGCCGCTGGCGACGCCCGGCGGGGGAGCGGACGGCAGCTCGTACCACGGGCTCTTCGACCCCTTCTACCGGGGCGCGTTCGAGGCGGGGCGCCAGCTGCGCATCCTGCACGCCCGCCAGCTGCACGACGCCAGGGGCGAGCGGGAGGGCATGGCGCCAGAGGCCGCCGCGCAGCGGCACCCGGTGCTGGTCGTGCCCGGCCTGTACCTTGCCGAGGACTCCCTGCTCGACTGGTTCGCCGCCTACGCGCAGGCCGGGGGACATCTGGTGCTCGGTCCCCGC
The sequence above is drawn from the Streptomyces sp. NBC_01465 genome and encodes:
- a CDS encoding ABC transporter permease yields the protein MTVTSTIKPKKTQGSRRAERAAGARSGRADKSLPGTRMTWRIRLRRDKSLIIMTLPVVALLLVFNYAPLFGLITAFEYYDPLVGVMHSDWAGLDQFQQLFNDPVFWAALRNTVWLSFVQLVLFFPVPVALALMLNSVMSPRIRNFIQSVVYLPHFFSWVLAITVFQQMLGGAGVLNHLLAQHNLGSWDIMTNPHTFALLISGQAVWKEAGWGIIVFLAALAAVDQNLYEAAAVDGAGRWRRMWHITLPGMRGVIVLMLVLRLGNALSVGFEQFLIQRNAVGHDTADVLDTFSFYYGIATNNYSYGAAAGLFKSVISLLLIWGANRLAHAFGEDGLYRK
- a CDS encoding carbohydrate ABC transporter permease — protein: MSQTLSDTPTPALTLRPDRHRNRPVWEEPPTAVGQGLKGGVLLLVLAAVLVPLWIVVVTSFSTPGAINRAGGLVIWPDGLTTAAYHQMLVDGPVTRAVLVSLGITVVGTLLSMVVSVLCAYGLSRSRSFGHRTILLVLVITMFVGGGLIPTYLVVTTLGGYGQYWALILPSSVSVFNILVLRSFYSGTASDLIDAARMDGCTEWRILWSIVLPTSRAVTAVVALFYAVGYWNSFFNVMLYMPTDSTKWPLQYVLLQYVNNGMTMPGATNGGFGSLHTQTAPLSLQMAVVVLTLVPILMVYPFMQKHFKTGMLTGAIKG
- a CDS encoding beta-galactosidase translates to MSTSRLTARLGGLAFGGDYNPEQWDQETWKEDDALMSRARVNLATLGVFSWALLEPEEGRYEFAWLDQQLDRLHSYGVAVDLATPTASPPPWFTLAHPDAMPVTAEGAGLVHGSRDTYCLAAPAYRRAARGIATALAARYGEHPALALWHVHNEYATVCYCDHAAAGFRRWLRERHGSLDAVNAAWGTAFWSQRYGSWEEILPPRATQWHHNPAQVLDFRRYWSDEALAAYREQRDAIRVHSDLPVTTNLMLPGYQNLDLWAFGRELDFVSIDHYPIAPGVDAAADTAFGGDRARSFGGGKPWLLMEQGTSTVYGENATLPKEPGEILRHSVQHLAHGADGALFFQWRQSRSGAEIWHSAMVPHAGADSRIFREVCETGEAVARLAELAGSKVVAEAAVLHDTDSWWGLESQGLPSKDLDYPGTLRRAHRALWDAGVTADFAHPESDLSAYRLVMAPALHLLSDAAAENLRGYVQQGGTLLLQYFSGVVDENYRARTGGYPAEPLREALGIRVEEHRPLAAGAVLNLSDGMAAGAWSEYLRTEGADTIAAYADGRPALTRAAYGEGAGWYLSTRLDDAGYSALVRRLLSEAEVRPVVPGLPPGVEAVRRSADDGRSWLFLLNHGREPWHVPVVGWELLTDRQAADGGVTLPPGGVAVLRLP
- a CDS encoding acetylxylan esterase: MPLTDLGPEDLVGYRPKSPAPDDFDAFWQRTLAEARAQGGAVKTERVTEQYGLRTVEVDDVHFPGWNGEPVAAWLLRPRGVEGPLPVVVTYQGYSGGRGLPTEHLFWSAAGYAQLVVDTRGQGHDTPDRGMGDGTQWSEGFMTKGIDSPENYYYRRLMTDCVRAVDAVAELPGIDGGRIIVAGGSQGGGLSLAVAGLMTDHIAAVLPDVPFLCHFRQGARIAFEGPYQELVKYLRWHSRHKVQPTFATLDYFDGVHFAQRATAPALFSVGLMDPICPPSTVYAAFNHYAGVDRTITVWPFADHGGGYGSTPGIQLAWLRERGLAPGATREDISQ
- a CDS encoding glycoside hydrolase family 36 protein; this translates as MHGTAQTIRWGHPALAMEIALDEDGAARLGHLGTPGEAVGARRPGAPLPLVEVTAGGQGRHLIGTDLASRLRHRSHRAGRDGDWHTLSVELHDPGTGLTAEVRYRSPDGLPVLRSEVLLRNDGPVALQLESVSSLVTGGLTQDGPAGLDSADLMWADNEWFTELRWKREQLRDSSPALNGRVMTGRGVRSSSRFLPMGGLTDRESGRTWLWQIEHNGGGWRSECGVRDETAYVALFGPTDANHSWRHLLEPGAEFRTVPVALAFAADGGPDEAFAVLTRYRRITRRPHRDHLHLPVIFNDYMNCLMGDPTTAKLLPLVDAAAEAGSEYFVIDAGWYDEDNGHWWSTVGTWEPAASRFPGPRGIHEVLDRIRERGMVPGIWLEPEGVGVSSPVAKSLPEEAFFCRDGQREGDGGNRYHLDLRHPAARAHLDQVVDRLVGEWGVGYLKLDHNTDFARGTSSHPGEAPADGLLGHNRALLDWLDGVLDRYPDLVIESCASGGMRTDHAMLSRLQLHSTSDQEDLLLYAPIAASAPTAVTPEQGAVWAYPQAKDSPDEVAFTMANALLGRIHLSGKITELGAGERALVHEGVAVYKSIRADLPQAVPAWPLGLPAWEDPWIALALHTPATTYLTVWRRPGAEDTAVLRLPRLRGADVSTDLLYPSSGRPHCAWDPDAAELTVTLPAAPSAVLLRLRQPARPAQTS
- a CDS encoding cellulase family glycosylhydrolase, translating into MSDIQPPAHRRARGRGLGRLAALLTALAVMLGLSGTAAFGATDVHGKALHPVVSVPAKAIDAVAQMQPSWNLGNTLDAIPDETAWGNALTTKATFDTIAAAGFRSVRIPVTWNDHQSATAPYTIDATYMARVKQVVDWAQADGLYVVINIHHDSEVWVSNIVTDHDNIMARFDSTWSQISEAFKSEPRTLLFESVNEPRFNDVTAAQKTALLNELNVSFHTVVRASGGANATRMLVLPTQGGDGAQPLLDDLSTTINSLHDSQLVATVHFYSYYPFSMNLAGGTLYGDIAQKYTDDSFKWMHDTFVAKGIPVYLGEYGLMTSPNYFWPETVERGEELKYYEQLGYAARKYGVTTALWDAFNYLNRETLQWRDPGLFAVIKSSWTTRSGTASFDKVFVSKSAPITAESLTLNLNGTHFLGVWQGNTKLLPGRDYTVSGTTLTFTASALTRLVGDRAYGTDATLQARFSTGVPWNIDIVTNDNPTVAAATGTTDGLTIPTQYRGNNLATMHATYADGTNAGPINWTPYQAFNESFSPDYPNSTIVLTPLFLNSLRDGDTATLVFYFYSGQTATYKVTKNGSTVTGTVG
- a CDS encoding beta-galactosidase; protein product: MFALPPRVLFGAAYYPEYQPYDRLKADLDLMAGAKFTVIRVGESVWSTWEPSNGTFDLDWLQPVLDAAHERGISVVLGTPTYAVPPWLARLYPEIVADTGTGQRAHWGGRQEVDFTHPGFRFHAERVVRRIVERYAGHPAVIGYQVDNEPGCRLPYNRGVFQRFVDDLRQKYGDVETLNREWGLVYWSHRLTAWEDLWTPDGNAQPQYDVAWRAFQARQTTEFIAWQAEIVREYARPEQFVTTCLHYGHPAVEDDELTDRLDVTSGNPYYDMQDALALPDPTPDGHAQGWKTAGVWALYQSADRMFSSRQESFLVTETNAQAIGGTEENRPAFDGQWRQAAWALVSRGARMVEYWHWHTLHFGTETYWGGVLPHSGRPGRMYAEIARLGAEFATAGELVAGIEPDADITMVYSMPSKWLMQKYPPLATPGGGADGSSYHGLFDPFYRGAFEAGRQLRILHARQLHDARGEREGMAPEAAAQRHPVLVVPGLYLAEDSLLDWFAAYAQAGGHLVLGPRTGYADQEARARHQPAPARLAEAAGVHYEEFSNLPTALPVHAATDGPLTLSGSATATRWVDGLTVTDAENTEVLAGYNHPHFGRWPAVTTRRHGTGRVTCVGTVPDRELARALAAWLAPVPRSGWTGLPVSATATTGTATDGRRVHVVHNWGWQPVEVQVPADLTDVLSGAEVALGTALRLDAWDVRVLAGPA